A single genomic interval of Pithys albifrons albifrons isolate INPA30051 chromosome 11, PitAlb_v1, whole genome shotgun sequence harbors:
- the LOC139677057 gene encoding vitamin K-dependent protein C-like has product MWNSLTLGLLLAACSAQVCGTSIFYSIKDANQVLRIQKRANSFLEELKPGSVERECVEEHCDFEEASEIFETKEATLNFWSKYVDGDQCVPQPCSNGICKDNIGKFSCICNKGWEGVFCSYEVKYTNCSVDNGGCDHFCRDDAANQRRSCSCASGYHLMNDHITCKPVVEFPCGRVKVDDTEARASFNIRLIEGTVGRRGDSPWQVMLQSTSGKFLCGGVLIHPAWVLTAAHCLATDKELKVKAGKFLFHRRDKHEQIIPVDKQVIHENYTKETSDNDIAMLHLAEHVLYHRYALPICLPSRSLAEQELAQGGRQVVVTGWGSTSDVNVSYPTSLRYIEIPIVPRNECAQAMRFPISDNMLCAGSLGDRKDACLGDSGGPMFTKYKDTWFLVGLVSWGEGCGRREKFGVYTKVSQYLEWIQHHIDVSAPLKG; this is encoded by the exons atgtgGAACTCCCTCACCTTAGGGCTGCTACtggctgcctgctctgctcaggtctGCGGCACCTCAA TATTTTACAGCATTAAAGATGCAAACCAAGTGTTGAGGATCCAAAAGCGGGCGAACTCTTTCCTGGAGGAGCTCAAGCCAGGCTCTGTGGAGCGGGAATGTGTTGAGGAGCACTGTGACTTTGAGGAGGCCAGTGAGATATTTGAAACCAAGGAAGCAACA CTCAATTTTTGGAGCAAGTATGTAG ATGGAGACCAGTGTGTGCCACAGCCTTGTTCCAATGGGATCTGCAAGGACAATATTGGAAAATTTTCCTGCATCTGTAACAAAGGCTGGGAGGGGGTTTTCTGCAGTTATG AGGTCAAATACACCAACTGTTCTGTGGATAATGGGGGATGTGACCATTTCTGTAGGGATGACGCTGCCAACCAGCGTCGCTCGTGCAGCTGCGCATCGGGGTATCACTTGATGAATGACCACATCACGTGCAAGCCTGTAG TGGAGTTCCCCTGTGGGAGAGTGAAGGTGGACGACACTGAAGCCAGAGCAAGCTTCAATATTCGGCTCATTGAGGGAACAGTTGGAAGAAGGGGAGACAGCCCTTGGCAG GTTATGCTGCAAAGTACGAGTGGGAAGTTTCTGTGTGGGGGTGTTCTCATCCATCCAGCTTGGGTCCTAACAGCAGCACACTGCCTTGCCACAGATAAGGAGCTCAAAGTAAAAGCTG GTAAATTCCTTTTCCATCGTCGTGATAAACATGAGCAAATCATTCCAGTTGACAAACAAGTGATCCACGAAAACTACACCAAGGAGACATCAGATAATGACATAGCCATGCTGCACCTGGCTGAGCACGTGCTGTACCACCGATATGCACTGCCGATCTGCCTCCCCAGCCGCAGcctggctgagcaggagctCGCACAGGGTGGGAGGCAGGTGGTGGTGActggctggggcagcaccagTGATGTCAATGTCAGCTACCCCACCTCCCTCAGGTACATCGAGATCCCCATTGTGCCCCGCAACGAGTGTGCCCAGGCCATGAGGTTTCCCATCTCCGACAACATGCTGTGTGCCGGGAGCTTGGGAGACAGGAAGGATGCCTGCCTGGGGGACAGTGGAGGGCCCATGTTCACCAAATACAAGGACACTTGGTTTTTGGTGGGACTGGTGAGCTGGGGCGAAGGctgtgggagaagggaaaaatttGGAGTCTACACCAAAGTTAGTCAGTACCTTGAGTGGATCCAGCACCACATAGATGTGTCAGCTCCTTTGAAGGGTTGA